The Brevibacterium atlanticum genome segment ACAAAGACGCCGAGGAGGCGGGAACCGTGCTCACGGACGTTCCGGCCAACCATTCGCCGTTCTTCGCACCCGAGATCGATCCGACCCTCGAGATCGCGACGAAGGCGCAGGCCATCGGCGCACTGGCCTACCTCGGCGGCTGACGCCTGTCACTCACCCACGGTGCGCACGACGTGTGCCGGTGATCCGACCACGACGGTGCCGGCGGGAACATCCCGGGTCACCACTGCTGCCGCGGCGACGACCGCATCGTCGCCGATGGTGATCCCCGGCAGGACCGTCACATTCGACCCGATCCAGACATTGCGGCCGATGACGATGGGGTCCGGGTGCATATCGGCGCGACGGTCCGGTTCCATTCCGTGGTTGAGGGTGGCGAGGACGGTGTTGTGCCCGATGAGGGAGTCATCACCGATCGTGATGCCGCCCTGGTCTTGGAAGCTGCACCCGGAATTGATGAACACCCGCTGACCGATGGTGATGTTCTGCCCGAAGTCTGTGCGAAACGGCGGGAACAGCATCACGGACTTATCGATCGGCCGACCGGTCAGCTCCGCCAACAGGGCCCGAACCTCATCAGGTTCGTGATACTCACCGTTGATCTCGGCCGTGATCCGCAGAGCTCTCTGACTGCTGCGGTGCATCACCTCATGCAGGGGCGAGCCGCCCGTGATCGTCTCTCCGGCATTGAGCGCGTTCAGTAGATCAGCTGTGTCCACGGTGTCACCTTTCCTGTGCTCGGCAATGATGGTTTCAGGGTCGCAGCAGAACCTTGATGGCTTCGCGGCTGTCCATCGCCGCATACGCGGCCGCGGCGTCGTCGAGACTCATCGCCTTGTCGAAGACCTTCCCCGGCTCGATTCTCCTGTTCCAGATGAGGTCGATGAGGTCAGGCAGGAATCGGCGTACCGGTGCCGGTCCGCCGTGCAGATGCACGAGTCCGAAGAACAGTTCTCCCCCGGGCAGCTCGACATCATGTGAGACTCCGACATAGCCGACGTGCCCGCCGGGGCGGGTCGAGCGGATCGCCTGCATCATCGACTCCTGAGAGCCGACCGCTTCGATGGCGCTGTCGACTCCGAGTCCGCCGGTGAGCTCCTTGATCTTGGACACACCGTCGTCGCTGCGCTCCTCCACGATGTGAGTGGCACCGAAATCCCTGGCAAGATTCTGCCGATCCGCGTGCCGACTCATCGCGATGATCGTCTCCGCACCCATCTGCTTCGCAGCGAGAACACCCATGAGACCGACGGCGCCATCGCCGATGACGGCGACTGACTTCCCGGGCCCCGCCTCGGCGGCATCGGCTGCGAACCACCCGGTGCCCAGCACATCGGAGGCGGCGAGCAGCGAGGGGATGAGGTCGTCATCGGGTTGACCCGGAGTGGCGACCAACGTGCCGTCGGCGAAGGGGATGCGAGCGAATTCGGCCTGAGTGCCGATGCTTCCGTCCACGAATGTCCCGTTGACGCACCGCGACTGATAGCCGGCGGCGCAGATCGGGCAGGTATTGTCGGAGATGACGAATGATCCGACGACGAAGTCTCCGGGCTTCACAGTGCGGACCTCACCGCCGACCTCCTCGACGATGCCGACGTATTCGTGCCCCATAAGCAGACCGTCAGGTGTGTCCGCGCCGCGATAGGGCCAGAGGTCGGATCCGCAGACGCAGGCGGCCACGATGCGGATGATGGCGTCGGTGGGCTCTTGGATCTCGGGATCGGGTCGATCCTCGACCCGCACATCGCCGGGTCCGTGCATGATGATTCCACGCATGGTCAGTTCCTTTCGTCGGTAAGTGAATCGCTCGCTGAGGAGGTCGCCGGAGCCGGCGTGGTGCTCCACGAGGCCAGCAGCTGAAGTCGCTGATAGGAGTCCGAACCGGGTTCGGCCGTGTAGATATAGAGAGCCAGTCCTGATTCGGCGGTCACGCTCAATTCCTCGTAGGCGAGGTTGAGTTCGCCGACGACAGGGTGGTTGAAGCGCTTCGTGCCCGACCCATGCGTGCGCACATCATGGGCCGCCCACAGTTCGCGGAATGTCTCGGACTGGGTGGAGAGTTCGCCGACGAGGTCTTGGATCGCCCGGTCGTGCGGGTCCTTCCCGGCGGCGTTGCGAATGATTCCCACGCACATCTGGGCGAAGATCTCCCAATCGGGGTAGAAGTCGCGCGAAGCCGGATCGAGGAACTGGAATCTCGCGAGGTTCGGGGTGCGTCCCCCGTCGCCGATGATCGGCGAGTAGAAGGCGCGGCCGAGTTCCTTGATCGCCACGATGTCCTGCGCATCGTTGCGCACGAACGCGACAGCGTCCCTGATCGAGTCGAGCACCCAGTAGAGGGTCTCATGAGGTGGCTTCGCCGCTGAGACCGGACGCCGGCGCCTGCCCGAGGCGGGGATGCCGTCGGCGGCTCGGGCCAGATCGACGAGGTGACTGCGCTCGGTATCGTCGAGCATCAGCGCGGTGGCGAGAGCGTCGAGCACAGAGGCGGAAGCTCCGCCGATCGCCCCTCGTTCGAGCTTTGCGTAGTACTCCACACTCAGGCCGGCGAGGGCTGCCACCTCGCTGCGTCGCAGTCCCGGAACTCTGCGGGCCCCGCCAGCGGGCAGACCCACCCGCTCAGGCGTGATCTTCGCTCGGCGCGACATGAGGAATTCGCGAACCTCGGCACGGTTGTCCATGCCTTCCAGGCTAGAGCCGATTGCGCCATCGAGGGATACCCTGATGTGGCACCCCTCGCCGAGGCTCTCACCAACTCCTTCGGCATCGCGTAGTTCTCAGGAGGCCGCTGCACACCCTTTCCGCGTCTCCGGCAACTACTCCGGCAGCTGCTCCGCATGTGGGTGGGGCATCCGATCGCGGTCGTAGGTGATCGTCGAATAGCCGTGGGGAACCGGTGTGCCGTCCTCATCGACTCCGACAAAGACGATCTTCTCGATGGTGAGGATGGACTTGCGGGTGATCATATTGCGCACCCTGGCCGTCATCGTCAGCGAGGTGCGCCCGAAGTGGGTGGCGATGAGCCCCATCTCGATGAGGTCGCCTTCTCGTGCCGAGGCCTGGAAGTTGATCTCGGAGATCAGCTTCGTCACGACGCGGTGGTTGCCGAGCTGGATGATCGCATAGATCGCAGCCTCCTCGTCGATCCAGCGCAGCAGACTGCCGCCGAAGAGCGAGCCGTTGGCGTTGAGGTCCTCGGGCCGGACCCATTTGCGGGTGTAGAAGTTCATGCCCTCGACGTGGCCGGTGGGGCTCTCGGTGTGCGATGCCGTCGCTGTGCGCTGTGCCGTCTCTGTCATGCGATCAGGGTAGCGAGCACATGTTTCGCCGGGGTTTCGGCCGCGTCACCGCCGTTCGACGTCATCCTTCGCGTTCGAAGTCATCCTTCATTGCTGTGAGTGTCCGGCGGATGTTCAGGCGCTGAAAGTCGGCGAAGCTCCGCCCACGTGTGACGATGTGGTCGAAGACCCAGGCAAGAGCGTCGGGCCACTTCCGGCGGTCATCGGTCCACGTCTCGGTCACTCGCGTCGCCCCACCGAGGTCCTCGAACTCATACGTCCAGCTCGCGTTCGCGCCTTCGATGCTCGGCGAGCGGGGACCGATCCGACGCACCGTGAAGGCGAAGCGCTTCCCGGGCGTCGAGTCGGTGACGACGGATTCGGTCACCCACGTCGCCGGTCCGCGACGGTTCGTGCCCTCGAAGACGTCACCCGCGTGCAGGGGCCCCGCGGCTGAGAATGTGCTGGCTCCAGTGTTCTCCGGGCTCCACCGCGGCATCTGCGTCGGATCGGCCACCTGCTCCCACAGCGCGGCGGCATCCGCCCTGATCACCAGACTGTCGCTGACCTGCATGATTCGTGTCATCACTGTCCCTTCGTCTCTCGTCCCAGCCTAGGGCCACAGGGTAGCCTGACGTCTATGCACCCTCCCCGGACGCTTCGTCTGAAGTTCCGCGAGATGTCGCTGACCGACCTCGACGACATGGCCGCACTGCTCGGCGATCCGTCAGTCATGGAGTTCTATCCGGCGCCCAAGGGCCGCGACGAGGCGGCTGCGTGGATCGAATGGAATGTGCGCAATTACGCGGAGCACGGTTTCGGGCTGTGGGCGGTCGAGACCCATGACGGCGAGTTCGTCGGCGACTGCGGTCTCACCTGGCAGACCGTGAACGGGACTCCTCATCTCGAGGTCGGGTATCACGTGACGGCTGCGGCTCAGGGGAAGGGCTTTGCCACCGAGGCGGCTCTGGCCTGCCGTGATCATGCACGCAGGCTCGGACTCGGGCCGCTTCTCGTCGCGGTGATCCACCGGGACAATCGGCCGTCCCAGCGGGTGGCCGAGAAGCTCGGCATGCGACGAGACCCGTCACTGCGGCATGCCTCCCCGATCCACGAGGTGTTCTCGATGAGGCTGTGATCCTCACCGAACCTACCTCCCAGTTCGGCACTCACTGTCCTGCCCTTGCCGAAACGCTGAGTTCACTGACGAGGATTCGGGCGAGGGCGCCGAGGCGGAACCGCTCCGGGATCACGGTTCTGATCCCACGGTCCCACAGCGGCGCGGCGGTGACATTGCCGACGGCCGCCGCCAGCACACCGTTGTTGAACGCCTCGATCACTGCGGGCAGCAGACTCTGCTCCTCGGCCACGGCGAGGAAGGCGGCGGCTCCGGGCGCCGAGGTGAAGGCCACGGCGTCGCATCTGCGCTGCGCAACGAGGTTGACCGCATCGACCACGGCTTCCGGATCGGGCGCCGGGCCCCAGCGGTAGATGACGAGTGAGCGGACGTCGGCGCCTGCCGCGGCGAAGGCCCCATCGAGTCCGTCGGCTCCGGCGCCGTGGTGCTGCACCGCGATCCGCTGGCCGTTGACGCCTTCGGCCAGGAGCACCTGTTCGATCTCGGCGCTGGTCTCGGACTCGGCGACCCAGTCGACCGTCAGACCGGCCGCCTGGACCGCACCTCGGGCTTTCGGGCCGCGAACGACGATCCGTGCTTCTCGGAGCATCGCGTGCCACTCGTCGCGCATGCCCGCAGCCTCGGCGACCTCGCCCCAGCCGGTGAATCCGACGCCGGTCGTGACCACGACGGTGTCGGGCCTGTGGTCGATGAGGTCCCCGGTACGGGCGGCGAGTTCAGGGTCGTCGATGTGCGGAATGACGGACAGGGTCGGAGCGTGCACGATCTGCGCTCCGTGCCGTTCGAGAGCGGAGGCGAGCTGTTCTGCTCGCCGCTGAGCGGTGAGCACGATGCGTCGTCCGGCCAGTTCATCGCCGATGTCGCTGCGGAGCTGATCCATACTCATATTCTGCCTCCGGCTCGTCCTTCGAGGGCATTGTGGTGAACGAGCATCTGATCCTTCAGCGCCTGCACGAGCGCGGCGATAGCGGGTCGACGCATCGAGTCGGGCCGCAGCACCATCCAATATGGCAGACGTTCAGCCACAGTGTCGGGGAAGAGGCGCACGAGGTCCGGGTGCAGGTCGGCCATGAAACACGGCAGGAATCCGATGCCGGCACCGGCACGGGTGGCCTCCACATGGACGAAGACGTTCGTCGAGGTCAGGGCATCTTTCATGGTCGGGAAGAGCCGCCTCGGCGCATCGAGGTCATCGACCTGGAGCATGGAGTCGACGAAGTAGACGAGGCGGTGGTCATCCAATTCGTCCACCGAGGTCGGGGTGCCGTTTGCCTCCAGATACTCGCGTGAGGCGTAGAGGCCGAGCACGTAGTCGCCGAGCTTCATCGCCTCCGCACGATGGACGCGGGGTTCGCCGACGACGACTTCGATGTCGAGTCCCGAGCGTTGCTGCAGGGCCTGCCGGGTGACGGTGACGATCTCGACGCTCAGTCCCGGATGTCGACGGCGCAGCTGGGCCGCCGCCGGAGAGGCGATGTAGGCGCTGAACCCGTCGGTGGCGGTCATCCGTACGACTCCGGTGACCGCGTCCGGTCCCTGTCCCGTGTGTCCGAGGTCGGCGACCGCGGCCTCCATCTGTTCGGCCACGGCGACGGCCCTCTGCCCGAGCTCCGTCAGCTCCCAGCCGTCTGCGGAGCGGGCGAGCACCCGCCCTCCGAGAGACTTCTCCAAGGCGGTGATGCGGCGCGAGACCGTCGTGTGGGTCAGCCCGAGGTTGTGCGCGGCCGTCGTGAACTTCGCGGTGCGGGAGACGGCGAGCAGCACGAGCAGGTCATTGGGCGTGGTGTCCATACCTGCCATGGTAGGTGCGTCATCGTCGTTCGTAGGCTCGGCGGCTGAGGACGGCGGTGGCTGTGAGGACGGCCATGACGAGTGCCGACGAGCCGAAGAGGACGCCCCAGTGATCGCCGTGGCCCAACGGCCCGCCGACCGCCGCTCCGAGGGCGCTGCCGGCGAAGAGACATCCGGCGAAGAGCGCGACCACTGTGCCTCTGGCCTGGGGGAGGACCGAGGTCGACCAGGTCTGCAGGGAGGAGTGGAGGAACGACCAGGTCGCGCCGAGCAGCAGACCGGCGATGAAGACGGTGGCCAGCGAGATGTGGATGGTCAGCACGAGATAGCCGATGATCGGCGCGCAGCCGCCGAGAGTCATCAGGCGCGGCATGGACATCCTGGCCGACAGCGGTCTGACGAAACGGCTGGTGATGATCACTCCGAGGCCGTAGGCGGCGGTGGCCAGCCCGGCCGCGCCGGCACCGATCCCCTGGGACTGCAGCGCCGGGGCGAGCAGGGTGAGAACCCCGAGGACGGCCGCACCTTCGACGAAGGCGAGGCCGATGACGACGAGCACCCAACGGTGGGTGAGGGCAGACCGGAGAGTCGAGAGCATGCTGCTGCCGGTCTCGGGTCGGTGCTCGCGCAGTCGCATGAGACCGAAGGAACAGAGGACGGCAAGGACGGCGGGAACGGCGAAGACGATCCGCCAGTCGAGCCAGTCGGCGAGCAGGCCGGAGATCGCAGTCGCCGAGGCGGTGCCCAGTGCGATCGCCGCCATGAGATCGGCCAGGGCGGGCTGTCGACGCTCTTCAGCCACGGTGTCACCGACGTAGGTCAACGAGGCAGGAACGACGGCCCCGTAGAAGGCACCGGCGAACGCCCGCGCCACGA includes the following:
- a CDS encoding DapH/DapD/GlmU-related protein, with the protein product MDTADLLNALNAGETITGGSPLHEVMHRSSQRALRITAEINGEYHEPDEVRALLAELTGRPIDKSVMLFPPFRTDFGQNITIGQRVFINSGCSFQDQGGITIGDDSLIGHNTVLATLNHGMEPDRRADMHPDPIVIGRNVWIGSNVTVLPGITIGDDAVVAAAAVVTRDVPAGTVVVGSPAHVVRTVGE
- a CDS encoding zinc-dependent alcohol dehydrogenase family protein; translated protein: MRGIIMHGPGDVRVEDRPDPEIQEPTDAIIRIVAACVCGSDLWPYRGADTPDGLLMGHEYVGIVEEVGGEVRTVKPGDFVVGSFVISDNTCPICAAGYQSRCVNGTFVDGSIGTQAEFARIPFADGTLVATPGQPDDDLIPSLLAASDVLGTGWFAADAAEAGPGKSVAVIGDGAVGLMGVLAAKQMGAETIIAMSRHADRQNLARDFGATHIVEERSDDGVSKIKELTGGLGVDSAIEAVGSQESMMQAIRSTRPGGHVGYVGVSHDVELPGGELFFGLVHLHGGPAPVRRFLPDLIDLIWNRRIEPGKVFDKAMSLDDAAAAYAAMDSREAIKVLLRP
- a CDS encoding helix-turn-helix transcriptional regulator; amino-acid sequence: MDNRAEVREFLMSRRAKITPERVGLPAGGARRVPGLRRSEVAALAGLSVEYYAKLERGAIGGASASVLDALATALMLDDTERSHLVDLARAADGIPASGRRRRPVSAAKPPHETLYWVLDSIRDAVAFVRNDAQDIVAIKELGRAFYSPIIGDGGRTPNLARFQFLDPASRDFYPDWEIFAQMCVGIIRNAAGKDPHDRAIQDLVGELSTQSETFRELWAAHDVRTHGSGTKRFNHPVVGELNLAYEELSVTAESGLALYIYTAEPGSDSYQRLQLLASWSTTPAPATSSASDSLTDERN
- a CDS encoding acyl-CoA thioesterase; this translates as MNFYTRKWVRPEDLNANGSLFGGSLLRWIDEEAAIYAIIQLGNHRVVTKLISEINFQASAREGDLIEMGLIATHFGRTSLTMTARVRNMITRKSILTIEKIVFVGVDEDGTPVPHGYSTITYDRDRMPHPHAEQLPE
- a CDS encoding SRPBCC family protein, encoding MTRIMQVSDSLVIRADAAALWEQVADPTQMPRWSPENTGASTFSAAGPLHAGDVFEGTNRRGPATWVTESVVTDSTPGKRFAFTVRRIGPRSPSIEGANASWTYEFEDLGGATRVTETWTDDRRKWPDALAWVFDHIVTRGRSFADFQRLNIRRTLTAMKDDFEREG
- a CDS encoding GNAT family N-acetyltransferase gives rise to the protein MHPPRTLRLKFREMSLTDLDDMAALLGDPSVMEFYPAPKGRDEAAAWIEWNVRNYAEHGFGLWAVETHDGEFVGDCGLTWQTVNGTPHLEVGYHVTAAAQGKGFATEAALACRDHARRLGLGPLLVAVIHRDNRPSQRVAEKLGMRRDPSLRHASPIHEVFSMRL
- a CDS encoding uroporphyrinogen-III synthase; its protein translation is MDQLRSDIGDELAGRRIVLTAQRRAEQLASALERHGAQIVHAPTLSVIPHIDDPELAARTGDLIDHRPDTVVVTTGVGFTGWGEVAEAAGMRDEWHAMLREARIVVRGPKARGAVQAAGLTVDWVAESETSAEIEQVLLAEGVNGQRIAVQHHGAGADGLDGAFAAAGADVRSLVIYRWGPAPDPEAVVDAVNLVAQRRCDAVAFTSAPGAAAFLAVAEEQSLLPAVIEAFNNGVLAAAVGNVTAAPLWDRGIRTVIPERFRLGALARILVSELSVSARAGQ
- a CDS encoding LysR family transcriptional regulator, producing MDTTPNDLLVLLAVSRTAKFTTAAHNLGLTHTTVSRRITALEKSLGGRVLARSADGWELTELGQRAVAVAEQMEAAVADLGHTGQGPDAVTGVVRMTATDGFSAYIASPAAAQLRRRHPGLSVEIVTVTRQALQQRSGLDIEVVVGEPRVHRAEAMKLGDYVLGLYASREYLEANGTPTSVDELDDHRLVYFVDSMLQVDDLDAPRRLFPTMKDALTSTNVFVHVEATRAGAGIGFLPCFMADLHPDLVRLFPDTVAERLPYWMVLRPDSMRRPAIAALVQALKDQMLVHHNALEGRAGGRI
- a CDS encoding MFS transporter, which codes for MPPPATRPPVAVSAAAFVSSFDRFAVSPLLVLVAAGLGATLTQSLSVASLYYLAYGISQPLWGALSDRFGRIRLMRLTLFAAALAGAVSAVAPNLITLIVARAFAGAFYGAVVPASLTYVGDTVAEERRQPALADLMAAIALGTASATAISGLLADWLDWRIVFAVPAVLAVLCSFGLMRLREHRPETGSSMLSTLRSALTHRWVLVVIGLAFVEGAAVLGVLTLLAPALQSQGIGAGAAGLATAAYGLGVIITSRFVRPLSARMSMPRLMTLGGCAPIIGYLVLTIHISLATVFIAGLLLGATWSFLHSSLQTWSTSVLPQARGTVVALFAGCLFAGSALGAAVGGPLGHGDHWGVLFGSSALVMAVLTATAVLSRRAYERR